The following are encoded in a window of Colius striatus isolate bColStr4 chromosome 25, bColStr4.1.hap1, whole genome shotgun sequence genomic DNA:
- the MEF2B gene encoding myocyte-specific enhancer factor 2B isoform X2: MGRKKIQISRIVDQRNRQVTFTKRKFGLMKKAYELSVLCDCEIALIIFNSTNRLFQYASTDMDKVLLKYTEYSEPHESRTNSDILETLKRKGLGLESHELELDEGPDSGEKARRLSEGMDLSVARPRFYSPAPPSEAAYGSSPPGTDTSLGGASSSPQGQGRPPAFKPTAARLPGRSPGPLPTGVGYPLFPGGSLSRALATKTPPPLFLGAEARRGEAHGSLASGRSSGSAARPLYPTLQTLSPVITPGSSGIPSHSLTSFSFLTPAQAEFGAGEAPLPPGFLQPSPPAWQHPRDMATLGVSSRIMSSEEPAPAAGSSPQHPAISIKSERVSPGLGCPSGTPQPTLATLASLNEASRGPGDLQPRDDYGKGYPYPLGPPRPLAEEQQRGPIPPRRAQAMDAWQR; encoded by the exons ATGGGccggaaaaaaatacagatcaGCCGAATCGTGGATCAAAGGAACCGGCAG gtgactttcaccaagaggaaattcGGGCTGATGAAGAAGGCATATGAGCTGAGTGTCCTGTGTGACTGTGAGATCGCCCTCATCATCTTCAACAGCACCAACCGCCTCTTCCAGTACGCCAGCACCGACATGGACAAGGTGCTGCTCAAGTACACGGAGTACAGCGAGCCCCACGAGAGCCGCACCAACTCGGACATCCTCGAG acgCTGAAACGcaaagggctggggctggagagccACGAGCTGGAGCTGGATGAGGGACCTGACTCTGGGGAGAAGGCAAGAAGGCTGAGTGAGGGCATGGACCTGTCTGTGGCACGGCCCAGGTTTTAT AGCCCAGCGCCGCCGTCTGAAGCAGCCTATGGCAGCTCCCCACCGGGCACTGACACATCCCTGGGCggtgccagcagctccccacaggGCCAGGGCCGCCCACCCGCCTTCAAGCCAACAGCAGCGAGGCTGCCGGGACGCTCCCCGGGACCGCTGCCCACAG GCGTTGGCTACCCGCTGTTCCCCGGCGGTAGCCTCAGCAGAGCCCTGGCCACCAAGACGCCGCCGCCGCTGTTCCTGGGGGCGGAGGCTCGGCGAGGCGAAGCTCACGGCAGTTTGGCGAGTGGCCGGAGCAGCGGCAGCGCGGCT CGGCCTCTGTACCCCActctgcagaccctgagcccTGTGATCACCCCGGGCAGCTCTGGCATCCCAAGCCACAGCCTCACCAGCTTCTCCTTCCTCACCCCAGCCCAAGCAG AGTTTGGGGCTGGTGAGGCCCCGTTGCCCCCTGGcttcctgcagcccagccccccGGCGTGGCAGCACCCACGGGACATGGCAACGCTGGG GGTCAGCAGCCGGATCATGTCCTCGGAAGAGCCGGCCCCAGCCGCCGGCAGCTCCCCGCAGCACCCAGCCATCAGCATCAAGTCGGAGCGGgtctccccagggctgggctgcccctCGGGCACCCCCCAGCCCACTTTGGCCACCTTGGCTTCCCTGAACGAAGCCTCCCGAGGCCCCGGAGACCTCCAGCCACGGGATGACTATGGCAAGGGGTACCCCTACCCTCTGGGACCCCCCCGGCCgctggcagaggagcagcagcggGGCCCCATCCCCCCGCGACGGGCACAGGCCATGGACGCTTGGCAGAGATAG
- the MEF2B gene encoding myocyte-specific enhancer factor 2B isoform X1 → MGRKKIQISRIVDQRNRQVTFTKRKFGLMKKAYELSVLCDCEIALIIFNSTNRLFQYASTDMDKVLLKYTEYSEPHESRTNSDILETLKRKGLGLESHELELDEGPDSGEKARRLSEGMDLSVARPRFYSPAPPSEAAYGSSPPGTDTSLGGASSSPQGQGRPPAFKPTAARLPGRSPGPLPTGVGYPLFPGGSLSRALATKTPPPLFLGAEARRGEAHGSLASGRSSGSAARPLYPTLQTLSPVITPGSSGIPSHSLTSFSFLTPAQAAEFGAGEAPLPPGFLQPSPPAWQHPRDMATLGVSSRIMSSEEPAPAAGSSPQHPAISIKSERVSPGLGCPSGTPQPTLATLASLNEASRGPGDLQPRDDYGKGYPYPLGPPRPLAEEQQRGPIPPRRAQAMDAWQR, encoded by the exons ATGGGccggaaaaaaatacagatcaGCCGAATCGTGGATCAAAGGAACCGGCAG gtgactttcaccaagaggaaattcGGGCTGATGAAGAAGGCATATGAGCTGAGTGTCCTGTGTGACTGTGAGATCGCCCTCATCATCTTCAACAGCACCAACCGCCTCTTCCAGTACGCCAGCACCGACATGGACAAGGTGCTGCTCAAGTACACGGAGTACAGCGAGCCCCACGAGAGCCGCACCAACTCGGACATCCTCGAG acgCTGAAACGcaaagggctggggctggagagccACGAGCTGGAGCTGGATGAGGGACCTGACTCTGGGGAGAAGGCAAGAAGGCTGAGTGAGGGCATGGACCTGTCTGTGGCACGGCCCAGGTTTTAT AGCCCAGCGCCGCCGTCTGAAGCAGCCTATGGCAGCTCCCCACCGGGCACTGACACATCCCTGGGCggtgccagcagctccccacaggGCCAGGGCCGCCCACCCGCCTTCAAGCCAACAGCAGCGAGGCTGCCGGGACGCTCCCCGGGACCGCTGCCCACAG GCGTTGGCTACCCGCTGTTCCCCGGCGGTAGCCTCAGCAGAGCCCTGGCCACCAAGACGCCGCCGCCGCTGTTCCTGGGGGCGGAGGCTCGGCGAGGCGAAGCTCACGGCAGTTTGGCGAGTGGCCGGAGCAGCGGCAGCGCGGCT CGGCCTCTGTACCCCActctgcagaccctgagcccTGTGATCACCCCGGGCAGCTCTGGCATCCCAAGCCACAGCCTCACCAGCTTCTCCTTCCTCACCCCAGCCCAAGCAG CAGAGTTTGGGGCTGGTGAGGCCCCGTTGCCCCCTGGcttcctgcagcccagccccccGGCGTGGCAGCACCCACGGGACATGGCAACGCTGGG GGTCAGCAGCCGGATCATGTCCTCGGAAGAGCCGGCCCCAGCCGCCGGCAGCTCCCCGCAGCACCCAGCCATCAGCATCAAGTCGGAGCGGgtctccccagggctgggctgcccctCGGGCACCCCCCAGCCCACTTTGGCCACCTTGGCTTCCCTGAACGAAGCCTCCCGAGGCCCCGGAGACCTCCAGCCACGGGATGACTATGGCAAGGGGTACCCCTACCCTCTGGGACCCCCCCGGCCgctggcagaggagcagcagcggGGCCCCATCCCCCCGCGACGGGCACAGGCCATGGACGCTTGGCAGAGATAG